A window of Flavobacteriales bacterium contains these coding sequences:
- the mqnE gene encoding aminofutalosine synthase MqnE — protein sequence MNNTLSHILENKSLNTDFKKIAEKIIRGERITSEEGIRLFDADLSFLGSLANFIREKKHQNFTYFNRNIHIEPTNICVFDCKFCSYSKLLKHKTEGWELSEDDIIQKMKEYKDQPITEVHIVGGVHPKMGLHYFANLIKRIKEIRPDIHVKAFTAVELEYMCRKAKVSFEEGLSILKSHGQDSLPGGGAEIFDEQIRAEICNDKCSSEQWLEIHETAHKLGMPSNATMLYGHIEEPKHLIDHMNRLRNLQDKTQGFNTFIPLKFRNGDNQMSHIPEVSVIEDLKVYAISRIFMDNFPHLKAYWPMIGRNTAQMSLSYGVNDIDGTIDDTTKIYSMAGAEEQSPSLSTQQLVELIKNVKRHPIERDTVYNTVKDYNDFVFEKEDVKSY from the coding sequence ATGAACAACACTTTATCACACATCCTCGAAAACAAGTCTCTTAATACCGACTTTAAAAAAATTGCAGAAAAAATAATAAGAGGTGAAAGAATAACATCCGAAGAAGGTATTCGCCTTTTTGATGCTGATTTATCCTTTTTAGGTTCACTAGCTAATTTTATAAGAGAAAAAAAACATCAAAACTTTACTTATTTCAATAGAAACATACACATAGAACCTACCAATATTTGTGTCTTTGATTGTAAGTTTTGCTCCTACTCTAAGTTACTTAAACACAAAACAGAAGGTTGGGAATTATCTGAAGATGATATTATCCAAAAGATGAAAGAGTATAAAGACCAACCCATTACAGAAGTACATATTGTCGGGGGTGTTCACCCTAAAATGGGCTTACATTATTTTGCAAATCTCATCAAGAGAATTAAAGAAATTAGACCTGATATTCATGTGAAAGCCTTTACTGCCGTTGAACTAGAGTATATGTGTAGAAAAGCTAAAGTTAGTTTTGAAGAAGGATTGAGTATCCTTAAATCGCATGGTCAAGATTCTTTACCTGGAGGTGGTGCTGAAATTTTTGATGAACAAATTAGAGCTGAAATTTGCAATGACAAGTGTTCTTCTGAACAGTGGTTAGAAATTCATGAAACAGCTCACAAATTGGGTATGCCATCTAACGCAACTATGCTATATGGTCACATAGAAGAACCTAAGCATCTTATTGACCATATGAACAGACTTAGAAACTTACAAGATAAGACTCAAGGCTTTAACACTTTTATTCCTCTAAAATTTAGAAATGGTGACAACCAAATGTCACATATTCCAGAAGTTAGTGTTATTGAAGATTTAAAAGTATATGCTATCAGTAGAATTTTTATGGATAATTTTCCACACCTAAAAGCATACTGGCCAATGATAGGTAGAAACACGGCTCAAATGAGCCTGTCTTATGGTGTAAATGATATTGATGGTACTATTGATGATACTACTAAAATTTACTCTATGGCGGGTGCTGAAGAGCAAAGTCCTAGTCTATCCACTCAACAATTGGTTGAACTCATTAAAAATGTAAAAAGACACCCTATTGAAAGAGATACAGTGTACAATACCGTCAAAGACTATAACGATTTTGTATTTGAGAAAGAAGATGTTAAAAGCTATTAA